In Xiphophorus maculatus strain JP 163 A chromosome 18, X_maculatus-5.0-male, whole genome shotgun sequence, a single genomic region encodes these proteins:
- the LOC102219511 gene encoding autophagy-related protein 16-2-like isoform X2, which yields MDPGGASRRSSRSAETWRGHIIQQLKHRDRIQSAMFQDLIRFYTGLLEKTSMTKRLLSRPPAEACARSSLQQLKKTTGELAYKVLELQQQIKIKEHVLQELQTRLQKEGGRLAESSEAKRALRDEVEQVRQKNKTLKAAYDALLQRQREAESKLREEKEKEERVLEDMMHQKKQAAARMNHRNERRSRARQATMEKQLQTAARSKVIIESSSSAPTSRSTSPKPEDQDKSGGRGATRLFRSASASSPRFFSSIREMFEKRRGHSVHSLEEDLLFPVGICLSARVPVRPLQVLEAHEQGINAVRFSFGSDLLATGGTDRVIKLWDVRAGSLTHRATLDGSTEGITCVEFDHMGRRILAASHNKSALLWRLDDSAPKVTLTGHSRKVTAARFTCVPHQVVTGSTDRTVRLWDLNRAACVQQGEVASFCSDLVCSDSSIISGHFDCKIRVWDSRTVSCVQELPSQGRVTSLDLSSDRRQLLSCCRDDCLQLLDLRWTNDRMCFRADGFKCGGDSTKAVISPDGCYLAAGSADGAVYIWNVSTGGLETRLPDRHSSSVTAVSWSLSGEHFVSVDRSRRAVLWSDI from the exons CCAAAAGGCTCCTCAGCAG ACCTCCCGCTGAGGCCTGCGCCCGTTCCTCTCTGCAGCAactgaagaagacgacaggcgAG CTGGCCTACAAGGTattggagctgcagcagcagattaaaATCAAAGAGCATGTCCTGCAGGAACTACAAACCAG ACTACAGAAGGAGGGCGGTCGGCTAGCAGAGTCGTCCGAAGCTAAACGGGCTCTGAGGGATGAGGTGGAGCAGGTCAGACAGAAGAACAAGACGCTGAAGGCGGCGTATGATGCGCTGCTGCAGCGTCAGAGGGAGGCGGAGTCCAAACTCAgggaagagaaggagaaagaggagcGCGTCCTGGAGGACATGATGCATCAGAAGAAGCAGGCCGCCGCCCGCATGAACCACCGCAACGAACGCCGCTCCAG AGCTCGACAGGCAACcatggagaagcagctgcagacagctgccaggtcaaaggtcatcatCGAGAG TTCGTCCAGCGCTCCGACTTCCAGGTCCACGTCTCCGAAGCCGGAGGATCAGGACAAGTCCGGCGGCCGAGGAGCGACTCGCCTCTTCAG GTCGGCGTCGGCCTCCTCGCCGAGGTTCTTCTCGTCCATCAGAGAGATGTTTGA GAAGAGAAGGGGTCACTCGGTCCACAGCCTGGAGGAGGATCTGCTGTTTCCCGTCGGAATCTGTTTATCAGCCAGAGTTCCTGTCAGACCGCTGCAAGTCCTG GAAGCCCATGAGCAAGGCATCAACGCGGTGCGGTTCAGCTTCGGCTCAGACCTGCTGGCCACTGGCGGGACGGACCGGGTCATCAAGCTGTGGGACGTCCGGGCAG GCTCGCTGACCCACAGAGCTACGCTGGACGGCAGCACGGAGGGAATCACCTGCGTGGAGTTCGACCACATG GGCCGCAGGATCCTGGCGGCGTCGCACAACAAGTCCGCCCTGCTGTGGCGCCTGGATGACTCCGCCCCCAAG GTGACTCTGACGGGTCACAGCAGGAAGGTGACGGCGGCCAGGTTCACCTGCGTCCCCCACCAGGTGGTGACAGGAAGCACCGACCGGACCGTCCGTCTCTGGGACCTGAACAGAGCCGCCT GTGTCCAGCAGGGGGAGGTGGCGTCGTTCTGCAGCGACTTGGTCTGTTCTGACAGCAGCATCATCAGCGGACATTTTGACTGCAAGATCAGAGTCTGGGACAGCAg GACGGTGAGCTGCGTTCAGGAGCTTCCCTCTCAGGGCAGAGTCACCTCTCTGGACCTGAGCTCCGACCGGCGCCAGCTGCTCAGCTGTTGCCGTGACGACTGCCTCCAGCTACTGGACCTGCGCTGGACCAACGACCGGATGTGCTTTAG agcCGACGGCTTCAAATGCGGCGGCGACAGCACCAAGGCGGTCATCAG CCCAGACGGATGCTACCTGGCGGCCGGGTCCGCTGACGGAGCCGTTTACATCTGGAACGTCTCCACTGGGGGCCTGGAGACCCGCCTCCCCGACCGGCACAG CTCGTCCGTCACCGCCGTGTCCTGGTCTCTCTCCGGAGAACACTTCGTCAGCGTGGACAGGAGCCGGCGGGCCGTCCTCTGGAGTGACATCTGA
- the LOC102219511 gene encoding autophagy-related protein 16-2-like isoform X1 produces MDPGGASRRSSRSAETWRGHIIQQLKHRDRIQSAMFQDLIRFYTGLLEKTSMTKRLLSRPPAEACARSSLQQLKKTTGELAYKVLELQQQIKIKEHVLQELQTRLQKEGGRLAESSEAKRALRDEVEQVRQKNKTLKAAYDALLQRQREAESKLREEKEKEERVLEDMMHQKKQAAARMNHRNERRSRARQATMEKQLQTAARSKVIIESSSSAPTSRSTSPKPEDQDKSGGRGATRLFRSASASSPRFFSSIREMFDRKRRGHSVHSLEEDLLFPVGICLSARVPVRPLQVLEAHEQGINAVRFSFGSDLLATGGTDRVIKLWDVRAGSLTHRATLDGSTEGITCVEFDHMGRRILAASHNKSALLWRLDDSAPKVTLTGHSRKVTAARFTCVPHQVVTGSTDRTVRLWDLNRAACVQQGEVASFCSDLVCSDSSIISGHFDCKIRVWDSRTVSCVQELPSQGRVTSLDLSSDRRQLLSCCRDDCLQLLDLRWTNDRMCFRADGFKCGGDSTKAVISPDGCYLAAGSADGAVYIWNVSTGGLETRLPDRHSSSVTAVSWSLSGEHFVSVDRSRRAVLWSDI; encoded by the exons CCAAAAGGCTCCTCAGCAG ACCTCCCGCTGAGGCCTGCGCCCGTTCCTCTCTGCAGCAactgaagaagacgacaggcgAG CTGGCCTACAAGGTattggagctgcagcagcagattaaaATCAAAGAGCATGTCCTGCAGGAACTACAAACCAG ACTACAGAAGGAGGGCGGTCGGCTAGCAGAGTCGTCCGAAGCTAAACGGGCTCTGAGGGATGAGGTGGAGCAGGTCAGACAGAAGAACAAGACGCTGAAGGCGGCGTATGATGCGCTGCTGCAGCGTCAGAGGGAGGCGGAGTCCAAACTCAgggaagagaaggagaaagaggagcGCGTCCTGGAGGACATGATGCATCAGAAGAAGCAGGCCGCCGCCCGCATGAACCACCGCAACGAACGCCGCTCCAG AGCTCGACAGGCAACcatggagaagcagctgcagacagctgccaggtcaaaggtcatcatCGAGAG TTCGTCCAGCGCTCCGACTTCCAGGTCCACGTCTCCGAAGCCGGAGGATCAGGACAAGTCCGGCGGCCGAGGAGCGACTCGCCTCTTCAG GTCGGCGTCGGCCTCCTCGCCGAGGTTCTTCTCGTCCATCAGAGAGATGTTTGA CAGGAAGAGAAGGGGTCACTCGGTCCACAGCCTGGAGGAGGATCTGCTGTTTCCCGTCGGAATCTGTTTATCAGCCAGAGTTCCTGTCAGACCGCTGCAAGTCCTG GAAGCCCATGAGCAAGGCATCAACGCGGTGCGGTTCAGCTTCGGCTCAGACCTGCTGGCCACTGGCGGGACGGACCGGGTCATCAAGCTGTGGGACGTCCGGGCAG GCTCGCTGACCCACAGAGCTACGCTGGACGGCAGCACGGAGGGAATCACCTGCGTGGAGTTCGACCACATG GGCCGCAGGATCCTGGCGGCGTCGCACAACAAGTCCGCCCTGCTGTGGCGCCTGGATGACTCCGCCCCCAAG GTGACTCTGACGGGTCACAGCAGGAAGGTGACGGCGGCCAGGTTCACCTGCGTCCCCCACCAGGTGGTGACAGGAAGCACCGACCGGACCGTCCGTCTCTGGGACCTGAACAGAGCCGCCT GTGTCCAGCAGGGGGAGGTGGCGTCGTTCTGCAGCGACTTGGTCTGTTCTGACAGCAGCATCATCAGCGGACATTTTGACTGCAAGATCAGAGTCTGGGACAGCAg GACGGTGAGCTGCGTTCAGGAGCTTCCCTCTCAGGGCAGAGTCACCTCTCTGGACCTGAGCTCCGACCGGCGCCAGCTGCTCAGCTGTTGCCGTGACGACTGCCTCCAGCTACTGGACCTGCGCTGGACCAACGACCGGATGTGCTTTAG agcCGACGGCTTCAAATGCGGCGGCGACAGCACCAAGGCGGTCATCAG CCCAGACGGATGCTACCTGGCGGCCGGGTCCGCTGACGGAGCCGTTTACATCTGGAACGTCTCCACTGGGGGCCTGGAGACCCGCCTCCCCGACCGGCACAG CTCGTCCGTCACCGCCGTGTCCTGGTCTCTCTCCGGAGAACACTTCGTCAGCGTGGACAGGAGCCGGCGGGCCGTCCTCTGGAGTGACATCTGA